Genomic segment of Candidatus Omnitrophota bacterium:
AAAAGAGGCACCATGTAGCTGCGGCCTATCTCACCGCATTTTCCATCCGGCAGGATTCCCTCCAGGCCATAACCGGTCTCTATTCGCCAGCGCCTCTCCTTGACCGCGAGAAGTATCAGAACGCCGTTATCCTTACTTTTTTTCCCTATCTTCCAATTATCAAAGAGAAGCCTCGCGTAGCTGATCTCATCATACGGAGCGATCGATTCCATCGCGACCACTGCTATCTCCGCCGATGTCCTTGCCTCCACCTCCGCTATTAGAGTCTGCAATTTCTGGCGATATTCGGGCGATATGACGTTAGCGTAGTCGTTTATCCACCCTTCGGGTTTTGGCACAGCCTCAACCCCCTGCGCAGGGCACGCAAAAAATAATAACGCGAATAAAACGGCAACAGCAAACGTCTTCTTAATCATTATAGTTTATCTACCACCGAAACAATCGATTCAAGTTCTTTTACTAAACCGGACAGGAGCGCATCCACATCTTTATAAGCAAGCGACATCTTCTTATTCTTCGCCCAGAGTATCTTGCTTAACATTGCCGTATCAACGCCGAGCGCTTTTTCAGCGGAATTCAGTATTTCCTCTTTTAGGTATGGAGGATGGATCCCCTTAAGCCTGAGAATGTTGCGCATTATATGAAGCGCCGAGGTGAAAGTCTTGAATAATAGATTCTCCAGATCTGTCTTGTTTTTTGTAGAGAGGTATAACTTCTTTATGTTTATAAGTTTGGACTTGAGTTCCTGTTCGCATTGGAAGCGCAGATTCTTGTTATCTACCTTAAGGCCCTTTATCAGGTCTCTTCCATACAGGATCGTATAGTTTTCCGTGATGTCCAGAAATTCTATCGGAAAGACATCGAGAGAGCTCTTAATATATCCCTCGGTAAAGAATACAGGGCTTATCATCTTGAACTTGCGGGAATTAATTATTGAGTACGCTTTAGAAAGGTTGGCCAAAGATGTGTCGTCTAAGACCACCATGACATTGACGTTCGAATATTTTTTAGCGAACTCGCCGCTTGAAGCGCTTCCATAAAGAATGACCGAGATGAGGGTATCCCGGTATAAATCTTTCAATCCGGCCGTGAAATTTTTCAGACGAGCTCTTAGCTCCTCCGGTAGATTTAGGTCATCCATGGGCATCTCCTAGTTTATTCAGCCATACTGTATGCTAAGTGCCGATATCCCTGATATCGGCCTCCGTAGTGTTTTTATCAGCTGATCTCAGATTCAATTTTCACAATGATACTGGATATATCCTTGATCACCGCGGCCGGAAGCATCTTGGATATCTCCAGGTCCCTCTTCAGAGCCTTTAAGGTGGCCAGCGATCTCTTCAGCGTGGACAGCCTCTTCTGTATGCGGGCCTCATCCGGATCCATCTCCTCCCGCTGTTTTATGATGCTGGTCAGGCTTCTTCGGACCTCGCTGGCATCTTTGCCGTGTGCGAAGACATCTTTCTTTAAGGCGGCGTAATCGACTCCGTCAAGCTTCTTCTTATCTTTGGCAAGACGCAATAGATTTACTGATTCGTAACTTGGCACAGAGCTTGCATTCACCGGATCGGAATTTTCTTTCTGCAGATATATGGGCTCTTCTTTTTCTAAAAAATAATAACTTTTGAGAAGCTTCATAGCCGTGGCTTTCTTTATGCCGATCTCTTTGCCGGTATAGGCCTCGAAAGTCATGTATCCCCACTCTTTATAGAGCTTGTCTTTCCAGGCGGCATATAGGGACTGGCCCAGATCCATCCATGATGTCTTAAAGTTCTTAGCGCTTTGAAGTATCCGGTATCTTACAGAGCTTTTATCGATGCCTTCCATCTTGCTGCTAATGCTTTCAAGCGATTTTGTTGTAAGTTTTGTCATACGGCCATTATATCCTAAAAATTGGACTTTTTAAACTAATTTGATAGATATTGACATATTCGAGACCCTGACTTATCATGTGTAACATGTTAAGAAAAATCATGGTTTCAATAATAGTATGGACGATAAGCATCATGCTTACTATAACACTCTATTTTGTTATACTGGCGGCGGTGATCTTATTCCCTTTCGATAGAGACAGGAGACGCGCGCATGAGCGGTGCTACTTATGGAGCGACTTGATCATGGGGCTGAATCCATTTTGGAAGATCAAAGTATCAGGCCTCGAAAATATTGATCACAATAAGACTTATGTAATAGTGGCAAATCACCAAAGCCTGGCGGACATTGTCATCCTTTATCAGACAAAGACGCAGTTCAAGTGGGTCGCGAAGGACAGCCTCTTCACCGTACCATTCATCGGATGGTCTCTCTCGCTTTGCAAACATATACGCATAGCGCGCGGCGAGCTTGGAAGTATAAAAAAGGTTTACAAGGAAGCTCAGGAGTGGTTAAGGAGAGGGATGTCCGTTTTATTCTTTCCGGAAGGAACACGCAGCGCGACCGGAGAAATGAAAGATTTCCAGAACGGCGCTTTTAAATTAGCGATCAGAGAGAAGCTGCCGGTGCTGCCTATACTGTTGGAAAACACCGGCAGCGCTATGCCTAAAGGCAGCTGGCTCTTCGAACCTCAGGCGCCGTCCAGGATGAAAGTATTACCGGCTATCGACACATCTAATTTCCAAGATGCCGATTTTGCCCGCCTAAGAGATATAACCCGCTCTATGCTAAAGTCGGCTTAA
This window contains:
- a CDS encoding lysophospholipid acyltransferase family protein, which gives rise to MVSIIVWTISIMLTITLYFVILAAVILFPFDRDRRRAHERCYLWSDLIMGLNPFWKIKVSGLENIDHNKTYVIVANHQSLADIVILYQTKTQFKWVAKDSLFTVPFIGWSLSLCKHIRIARGELGSIKKVYKEAQEWLRRGMSVLFFPEGTRSATGEMKDFQNGAFKLAIREKLPVLPILLENTGSAMPKGSWLFEPQAPSRMKVLPAIDTSNFQDADFARLRDITRSMLKSA